The Acidobacteriota bacterium sequence GGGTGTTGACCGTGGGAATCCCCTGGACCTGGCGGGAAAAATCGGGAGTGGAATTTTCGATATCCACACTCAGCAGGATGGCGTCCTGCCGGGTTATTCGCGGGGTCACGGTGAGCCGCAGCACAAAATCGATGAAGCGGGCCGAGACGGTGTTGTTCACGGTAGTCTGGATGGGGATCTGAATTCCCTGCTTCACCACCCCTTGCACGTTGTTCTGGGTCAGGATTTTGGGCTTGGAGAGCAGCTTGGCGTTCCCCTTGCGCTCGGCGGCGGTAATGAGGGCATCCAGAACAAAGTCGGACGCCAGGCCGGCGGCGAGGTTCAGGGGACTGGCCGGCACGCCCGTTCGAAGGTCGAGGCTCAACCGCGAGTTTCTCTCCTCCGTGTCCGGCTCTCCGCCGGCGACTGGAGCCTCCAGCACCGGAAAGCGGCTGAAGCCAGGCTCGGGACTCGATTCCTTCTGCTGCCCTCCACCCCCATGATCCCCGTAGAGCGCGCTCCATCGGATCCCGATGTCCTGCAGAAAACTCCGGCTGGCAGCCACCACCCGGGCTTCGATCTCCACCTGGCGGACCTTGCGGTCCAGTTGGCGCAAGAGGGCTTCCACCGCATCCAGCCTGGAAGGAATGTCCGAAATGACCAGGGCGTTGGTGCGTTCATCCACGATGATGTCTCCACGGGGGGAGAGAGCCTTCTTGAGAATCGGGCTCAGTTCCGCCGCCTTGGCGAAGCTGGGCCGGCGAATGCGGATCTCGAGCTCGGCGGCCGCCATTCTGGCCTGGGCCAGCCGCTGTTGTTGCTGCTGTTCCGCCTCCAGGGTCGACAACCTGGCGATCCTGAGCACGTTGCCGCTCAAGTGCCTGCCCATGCCCTGGTTCTCCAGCACCACGTCCAGAGCCTGGTCCCAGGGGACCTCCTTGAGAAACAGGGTGAGAGACCCTTCCACGTCGGGGTCCAGCACGATGTTGAGGCCGCTGATCCCGCCGATGAGCCGAAAGAAGTCCTTCAAGTCGGCGTCTTTCAGATCCAGAGAGATCCTTTCCCCGCTGTCCCCGGCCTCGGCCGGGGACGCCGGAGGCCGCGCCTCGGCGGCAGGCTCGGGTTTCGACCCGCCGGACTCTGCCGCATGGCACCAGCCCCAGGGCCCGACGACTCCCAGCCAACAAAACCACAGCCGGCATCCCCAACGAGCCGGGCGACGCCGGACACTAATTCCCATGGCCGGCCTCCACTGGCCCCGCATGCAGCTTCTTTATCACCCGGAGGGTCCGTGTCCGTCCGGCGCCACCGTCAACCCGGTGCGCGAAGACCACTCCGTCCCTTCCGATCTCCAACACCTGCCCGTCGAACAGTCGATCGCCCTTTTTCAGCACAAAGGACCGGTCACGCAGACCGGTGACCAGGGCCGTGAATTCCCCACCGGCCTCCACCAACCCCACCAGCTTCAGTTCCGATACCCGTTGTCCCTTCAAGCCCCGCGGCCTGACCAGGGCGGGCGCGTCGCGAGGAGCGGATGCGGGAGCCCGCGGCAGGCGGAAGGGATCGCGCCTCCCCCTGGCCCGGTAGCGAAAGGTTGTCCGCCGGGCGGGCTGAGCAGGTTCGACAGGAGCCTCGACCGCAGCGGCAGCCGGCCGGTAGCGGTGGAGGACAGCGGTAAGGTCGGCGGTGAGGGTGTGAGGGGAATCCTCGGAGCCGGCAGCCGAGATCCGCAGGTCTTCCAGACTTACAATGGAGGCCAGCCCGGCCAGCTTGCCGCAGAAGTCTCCCAGGCCGTGGTAGGCGCCGGCCAGCACCAGCCCATGCGGCTGTTGGGAGAAGGTCTCGCCTTCCTGTCCGGGCATCTTCCGAATCCCCTTCACTTTCAATCCGGACTCCGCTGCCGCCTCCTGCAGTTGA is a genomic window containing:
- the pilQ gene encoding type IV pilus secretin PilQ, translated to MGISVRRRPARWGCRLWFCWLGVVGPWGWCHAAESGGSKPEPAAEARPPASPAEAGDSGERISLDLKDADLKDFFRLIGGISGLNIVLDPDVEGSLTLFLKEVPWDQALDVVLENQGMGRHLSGNVLRIARLSTLEAEQQQQQRLAQARMAAAELEIRIRRPSFAKAAELSPILKKALSPRGDIIVDERTNALVISDIPSRLDAVEALLRQLDRKVRQVEIEARVVAASRSFLQDIGIRWSALYGDHGGGGQQKESSPEPGFSRFPVLEAPVAGGEPDTEERNSRLSLDLRTGVPASPLNLAAGLASDFVLDALITAAERKGNAKLLSKPKILTQNNVQGVVKQGIQIPIQTTVNNTVSARFIDFVLRLTVTPRITRQDAILLSVDIENSTPDFSRQVQGIPTVNTHQTTTTILVENGGTVVIGGILIDSRQDSRSQVPGLGEIPIVGALFRNRSLVRETRELLFFLSPRIL
- the pilO gene encoding type 4a pilus biogenesis protein PilO gives rise to the protein MTLATAISPWLNWLGIPLALGGLVLALGWYLLVSGFGAEIELQRQQLDALSRELEQGAELQQRLQDRSSRNRRLASRLASLQAALPEKEAATSLLRQLQEAAAESGLKVKGIRKMPGQEGETFSQQPHGLVLAGAYHGLGDFCGKLAGLASIVSLEDLRISAAGSEDSPHTLTADLTAVLHRYRPAAAAVEAPVEPAQPARRTTFRYRARGRRDPFRLPRAPASAPRDAPALVRPRGLKGQRVSELKLVGLVEAGGEFTALVTGLRDRSFVLKKGDRLFDGQVLEIGRDGVVFAHRVDGGAGRTRTLRVIKKLHAGPVEAGHGN